The sequence below is a genomic window from Lodderomyces elongisporus chromosome 2, complete sequence.
tttttttttggttgttgtttattgttgattttgaccTTCTTTCTACCACGTACATCATGTCAAGATCTAGAGATGAGagatgaaaaacaaaaaagttacaaaaaacaaaaacaaaaacaagatttatgacaaaaacaaatcagATAATACTTTGAAGAGATTGTAtacttgttttttaatAGCGTTTGATACTTCTTGCTCCTTTAACGATCATCGCTAAGGATAAACTTACAAAAGTATTTGATTGCCGCGTAGATCTCGTCTCCCACTGGCTCGATGTACTTTGAGGGAAGCAAAAATCCATGTCCGCCTGTATctctcaatttcaattggtAAGCCCAATATGCTCTGTTGTGATACATAAAGTCCAAGCTTGTTCCTGACCCCAAGTCTGGCAAATAGTCGGCATCTTTATCTATACATGCAGGAAGAACTTGGTATGTATGTCCCAGCTGTAAACGAATGCTTCGTGCAATACCATATGCCAACTCAAGCAAATTCTCTTCATCTCTAGGTTGCTGATTACACAGATAGGCATAAGGGTAAAGGATTTCCTGAGAGTATGAATGCAAATCAATATAGCCAGCTATCTTGTGTTCTGCATTCGTTTCATTCAAGTATTGATCCCAAATACGCGACTCAAAAGCTTCAAATGGAACTTCTCCGCTGTACTCCTCACCACATGCCCAGTCGGAAGACTTGGTCCAATGGTAATCGTACGAGTGGTCAATATCAATGCCAAAACAGTGTGGGACGGGAGTTTGTTGACGGTTTTTGCGCCAGAGCCTATCCGTGGTCCAGGTATATTCGTATCCATCTGGGTTTATCACCGGAATGAATAAAAAGTTCAAGTTTGTGAGGGCTTTTGAAGTAGGGTTTGTTTCGTATAGCTGGATCAATTGATACATAACGTATAATGTAGTTGACACGGATATCCATTCTCTAGCGTGGACTCCTCCTGTTATAacaattgttttcttttcgtcaTGCTTTAAATCATCATTGGGTGTAGCGAAATGAACTACTTTGATCTTTTTGTGTTCAAAAGTCTCGCCAATCTCTTCCAAGCTAATAACATCGGGGTATGTTGATTGCAAAAGATCAAGCCACGAGTCGATAGCTTTCAAGTCCCTATACTCCTTGAAAAACAACTCTGAGTAACTGTGAATGTCTCCTCCCATTTCCTCTTTAGCCTTCAACGATTGATTATAAAAAGACTCGTGTGCGGGGTAGGTTTCAAATACTGCTTGGGACAAGTCTTCTATAAGTACTTGAAACTCCATCGATGGAAATCTTtcaatcatttttttcatattctcTGCGTCAATTTGTATATCAATAGTTTGCTGGGTATTGCTGCGGCCCCATTTGGTGAAATTAAACTCCTTTTGAGCCGAGGGTCTCAAGagtgtttttttcaaatcatcATTTCCGCCATACTTGATTGTTATCACATACTTGTTCTGGTACTGGGATAGAT
It includes:
- the ECM14 gene encoding Putative metallocarboxypeptidase ecm14 (MEROPS:MER0001189) — translated: MRAAFILSLLVSQAVAFQLPFQLPDFFGKTDTNIEQSSIHYSELDPSVHPINLSQYQNKYVITIKYGGNDDLKKTLLRPSAQKEFNFTKWGRSNTQQTIDIQIDAENMKKMIERFPSMEFQVLIEDLSQAVFETYPAHESFYNQSLKAKEEMGGDIHSYSELFFKEYRDLKAIDSWLDLLQSTYPDVISLEEIGETFEHKKIKVVHFATPNDDLKHDEKKTIVITGGVHAREWISVSTTLYVMYQLIQLYETNPTSKALTNLNFLFIPVINPDGYEYTWTTDRLWRKNRQQTPVPHCFGIDIDHSYDYHWTKSSDWACGEEYSGEVPFEAFESRIWDQYLNETNAEHKIAGYIDLHSYSQEILYPYAYSCNQQPRDEENLLELAYGIARSIRLQSGHTYQVLPACIDKDADYLPDLGSGTSLDFMYHNRAYWAYQLKLRDTGGHGFLLPSKYIEPVGDEIYAAIKYFCKFILSDDR